Below is a window of Hydrogenimonas sp. DNA.
TAAAGCGACCTACTATATGTCGCTCTCCGAAAATTGGAACATAGGGGCGGTTGCCCGCTATGTCGGTTCAAAGATTAGGGCGTCGTACGACTACAGAACGGAGAAGGTGCCCGCTTACTCTACTTTGGATCTCACTCTCGGTTTTACGGAAAGGGGAGGCTTCAAAACCAGATTGAGTGTAAAAAACGTTTTCGATGCCGAGATACGTTATCCGTCTGAGCCGTATACTTACGATACCGATTACCCAGCTGAGGGCCGTACGGTCATGCTTACACTGGCAAAGGCGTTTTAAATGAGGTATATCGCTGTAATGTTGATCTTTTTGCAGTCGGTAGTGTGGGGATATACCTACAACGAACTGCTGCTCGATGCACAAAGCAGAATATATCCGAAAATCCTGATGCTGCAAGAGGGCATAGGTGCGAAACACAAAAATATGCCGGTCGTCTTTACAGTGGTTTACGAACCCGAAGATGAGTATGCGGCAGAAAGGGTAGTGGAGAAGATAGAGGCCTATTACGATCACGGGCTGGGGGGAATTCCCTTCGAGGCCGAAATGGCCACATTTGATGAACTTGACCCCTCTTTGCACTCCGATGCCTTCTACATATTGAAGGGGAGTGACGAAGATATGGAAAAGGCGGTCGAGTTCGCCATGCGTGAAAAGATACCGGTCTTTGTATACGACTTCAAAGATCTGAAGTACGGAGCGCTTTTCGCCCTGACAATTGAACAGTCTACCGTTATCTATATGAATCGTGTATCGCTCCATAAAACAGGCGTACTTTTCACACCCTCACTCTACTCCATAGTCAGGTTCGTCGATGAAAAGTGAGAAAGGATACTCTCTCTCAACCAAGATAATATTCTATGTACTTTTTGTCGCTCTGTCGGTTCTTGCTTCCATGTTTCTTGTTTTCGAGCAGATAGGTAAAAAGACACTTTATGACGTAGAGAGGGAGAAGGCTGAACTGGTGGCGAAGATGTTCGCCCCCCAGATCGGAATAAATCTCTATCTCGGTTTCGACGACAAAGTGGATGAGGCCGTAAAACAGATCATGACCGAAAAGGATATACTGGCTGTCTACCTCATAAGAGACGGTGAGATAATAAAAAAATTAAAACGCCATAGAACCGATATAGAGTTTCAGAATGAGACTTTTCAGATAGAGACACCCATATTCGAACCGGGCGGCCATAAGCGTATTGCCGTTTTACAGCTTCACTACTCCAGTCACCACTATCGTGAGATGGTTGAGAAGATGACACGTCTGCTTCTGCTCTTTTTCTCAATAGCGACACTTCTGTTTATCGCACTTGCCTACCAGATACGCAAACGCCTCATACCTTTGAAAAAGGTTGCCGTCGCACTTTCCGAATACGATGTGAACGGTGGTGAGCTGAAGCTGGATTGTGAGAGTGACGATCAGGAGATCAAGCTTATCATAAATGCGGTCGAGAAGATGCAGGAGAATGTAGGTGCCTATGCCGAACTGCAGGAGAATATGAAGCAGATACTTTCGCAAAAGGTACATGAAAAGACCGCGCAACTGTGGCAGCAGCTCTATACCGACCAGTTGACCGGTCTTCCCAACAGACGTGCTCTTATGGATGATCTGTCGAAAAAGAGTGATGCGTTGCTCGCCATAGTCAATATAGACGACTTTACGGAGATTAACGATCTATACGGCCATCGAGCTGGAGATATCATTCTTAAAAACTTTGCGGATGCACTAGATATTCTCGAAGTCGACCGCACCTACAGAATTTCAGGTGATGAGTTCGCACTCATCAAAAACGGGGAGTTCCACCTAGACGAGGCCAAAACTTTTCTTGAGTTTGTACGAAGTAAAATCGAAAGGACCCACTTCTATTATGAAGAGAACAGGGTTGATATCCGTGTTACCATAGGCGCCACAATCGAAGAGGCTTCTACGATTGAAGAGGCGGACATGGCTCTCAAGGAGGCCAGAAAACAGCGTAAACCGATTATGATCTTCTCCCCGGTGTGGAATCTTGAAAGCAAATACAGAGAGAACATCTACTGGATAAGACAGATAAAGAGTGCTCTGGCACGAGACGGGATAGTTCCGTACTGCCAGCCTCTTTACGATATAGAGGCAAAAAGGATCAAGGGCTACGAGATCCTCGTCAGGCTTATAAAAGAGGATGGAGAGGTTGTTTCGCCGCACAAATTCCTTCCTCTTGCACAGAAGAGCCACCAGTATCAGTTTATGACGATGAGGCTGGTTGAGCGCAGCTGCGCTTTTTTCAAGGATAAGACGGAATTGACTTTCTCTATAAATATCTCTGTCGAGGATATACTCAATACGGAAACGGTAGCCTACATCAAAGAGCAGATTCTCCACTATAATATTGCCCACCGTGTCGTTTTCGAACTTCTGGAGAGTGAAAATATAGAGAAGTTTCCGGAAGTGGAGAGTTTTGTAAACGAGATGAAGGGCCTCGGATGCCAGATCGCTATAGATGACTTCGGTACCGGTTATTCGAACTTCTCATATCTTATAAAATTGAAAGCGGACTATATAAAGATAGACGGTTCGCTCATAAGAAATATCCACAACGACAAGAATGCCCAGGTCATCGTCGAGTCGATAGTCGATTTTGCGAAAAAACTCGGAATCCGTACCGTTGCCGAGTTTGTCAGCAGCGAGATGATCTTTGAAAAGGTAAGTGAACTTGGAATAGATGTTGCACAGGGATACTATATCATGGAACCTGTTCCGATGGAGGAGGTTGAAAGCGGTCCGAAAAAGGAAGATGTGGTATAATATCCCTTTTTACAACGCCCCGTCGCTGAATAATAAAAGATTATAGGGTGCGGTTACGGGAGAGTTGTAGAAAAATTGAAAAACCCGATGTCGTAACGGAGTTTCGACTATTTATTGAAGGATGTTGAAAATGATTTTTGAAGATGAAGAGGATATCTTTACGGGAGGTTCTCCCAAGGCGAAGTTTTTCGACATTGTATACAATGCGAACAGGAATCTTGTGGAGGATGAACTCGACAGTCTGATTACAAGGGTCTGTATTCTAGAGTCGATGCTCGAGGAGAAGATTGGCGAGGATGCGGTGGAGGAGGAGGTGCAGAAGCGCTCCTATCTTCCGTCCGGGGAGTTGGACAACTGCAGGATGAGCAAATATATCGAACTTACGGCGAATATTCTTACAAAGAATGAGTAGGGCCCTGCGGGCGGTCCTTTTGCCGCTCTTCCTGCTGCCTCTTGCCGCGGCCGGAGAGTGGGATCACAATGCCGCCTTCAGTTTGAAGAAAGACAGGTGGCAGAGTGTTCGGATCGATGAGGGCGGACGCATACACAATCTGAGATTTAGATGGACACTCTACAAAAACGGTGCCCTCGTAATGCACGTTGAGTACGACAGACGTAAATTTCAACCGCTGTTGTACAGGAGATACAGACTAGATGCGTTCAGGTTCGAACTCTACGCGAAGGCCGATGACTCCTCTCGTGAGCGGTTCGAGTCGCCTTATGCGCTTATCGTTTTCAGAGCCTTCGATGAAAAAAAGAGAGAGGCTAGTCTGGATCTCTTGATAAAAGATTACGGTATGAGCGAGATTTTTTACACGGAAGGGAAAAAATAGAGCATGTTGGAACGTGTAGAGAGCCTTATGAGGCAGTTTGTCGAGGAGCTTTCAAACGAGTATGTCGAGGAGCTGTTCGATAATCTTCCTCACGGAAAACGGCTTCGTGCAAAGCTGGTTCTGAAAATTGCCGGAACCGGGGATGATGCGGTTAGGTTGGCGGCTATTATAGAGATGATTCATGCGGCCAGTCTGCTGCACGACGATGTGATTGACGATGCGACGGTGCGAAGGGGTGTGGCCTCTTTGAACGCCACCGAAGGGAGTAAGCAGGCTGTGATGATGGGAGATATTCTCTACTCCAAAGGTTTCGAGGAGTTGGTGGGTTTTGAGCGTGATATCGCCGCAAAAGTCGCTTCTGCGGTTACGCAGCTCAGCATTGGCGAGATGATGGATGTACGGCTCTCGAAGAGTTTCCATACCGACGAGGAGGCCTATATGCGTATGATCTACCAAAAGACTGCCGCACTCATAGAGGCTACAGCCTCGTCCGCCGCGATGCTTGCCGGAAAAGATGCTCATATATACGCCATTTACGGACGAAACCTCGGAATTGCTTTTCAGATCGTAGACGATATTCTCGATATCTCCCAAACCAGCAAGCAGCTTGGTAAGCCGGCGATGCACGATTTCGAAGAGGGTAAAACCACGCTTCCGTATATCTATCTTTACGAAGCCCTTGACGAAAAGAGCCGCCTATACCTTAAGTCTCTGCACGGGAAAAAGCTGACTGAAGAGCAGAGAGAGTGGATCAAAGCGGCTATGGAAGAGAGCGGTGCTCTTCGAAAATCGTTCCTGTACGCCAAGGAGCTGGGAGACGAAGCGGTATCGCTGATGCAGGGTACCGGTGAAACCTCTTTGGCGGAGATTGTAACAGCAATGATAGAGAGGGATTTTTGATGCAGTATGTCGTTGTAAGCTTTTCACATAAAAACACCGATATCGAAGTGAGGGAGAGGCTCGCATTTCCGGATGAGGAGATGAAGAGGAGAGCCCTGGAGAGGCTGTTGAAAACGGAGGGTGTGGGTGAAGCGATGCTTCTGTCTACCTGCAACAGGGTAGAGTTCCTCGTCTCCACATCTATCCCGTCTTCGGCACTCCACTCAATCTTCGAGCTTCTGCACCTTCACAGCGGCCTCTCGATTGAAGAGTTGGAGGGCAGGGCGGACGTATATGAGGATGAAGGTGCCGTCCACCACGTCTTCTCCGTCGCATCTTCTCTTGACAGTCTGGTAGTAGGGGAGACGCAGATAGCCGGTCAACTCAAAGATGCATTCAGGTTCGCTTTCGAAAACGGCTACTGCTCCCAGAAAATTTCCAGACTTATCCATTATGCGTTCAAATGTGCCGCCGAAGTGAGAAACAGTACCGAAATCTCGAAAAACCCGGTCTCTGTTGCCGGAGCGGCCGTCTCTCAGGCAAAAGAGGTCATGGGCGGAAACCTGGGCGGATTCACGGGACTTGTCGTAGGTGCCGGAGAGATGAGTGAGATAGTGGCCAAACATCTTGTAGCGAACGGCTGCAACGTCATAATCTTCAACCGTTCAATGGAGAATGCAAAAAAAGTAGCCGACGCGGTCGGTGACCGTGTAGATATAGAGCCCTTTCACGCCCTGGCCGACTACATCAACAGATACAGGCTCCTCTTTTCGGCAACAGGTGCACCGCATCCGGTCATCACCAGGGAGATGGTCGATCCCGCTTCGTTCGAGAGGCACTGGTTCGACCTGGCCGTTCCGAGAGATATAGAAGATATAGACGATGTTACCGTAAATATATATGCGGTAGATGATCTCAAAGAGATTGTAGACAACAATCTCGCCCTGAGAAAAGAGCAGGCCAGAAAGGCTTACGAGATAGTGGGCCGCTATACGATCGATTTTTTCAAATGGCTTCAGACGCTTATGATAGACCCTCTTATCAAAGATGTGAGAGAGCAGGCCAGAAGGGCGGCTATATCGGAGATAGAGCGGGCCGTGAAAAAGGGTTTCATCTCCCCGGAGAGCAGAAAAAACGTTGAAAAGCTTGTACACAACGCATTCAACAAGTTCCTCCATACACCCACTGTACAGCTTAGAGACGTCGCGGAGCAGCCCCGTGCCGATACGATCATAGAGGCGATGAAATATATTTTCAAAACCGATACAGAGGTCAAGATGGCCGACAAGTACAAATGCGAATTCGTTATGAAAGATGATATACGCTAAACCGGGGCTTCTTCGCCCGGGCGGTTTATGAAAATAAAATGAAAAAAATGTAAAAGGACGACATAAAATGAGGTTTTCAAAACTGCTGATTCCCACACTGAAAGAGGCGCCGAAAGATGCCGTGCTTCCAAGCCATATCTATCTTGTGCGAGGCGGATTCATCTATCAGGTGGCCAGCGGTATATATGACTTCCTGCCTCTGGGGAAGAGAGTGCTGGAGAAGGTCAGGGCTATCGTCAAAGAGGAGCTGGACAGTGCCGGATGCCAGGAGGTGCAGCTCGGGTTTGTAACACCGGCCGAGCTCTGGAAGAGGAGCGGCCGCTACGAGAAGTACGGGGCTGAGCTGCTACGTTTCAACGACCGGAAGGGTAATGAGTTCGTGCTGGGACCGACGCATGAGGAGATGATGGTAGAGCTGGCCGGTCAGTTCATCAACAGCTACAAGCAGCTTCCGGTAAATCTCTACCAGATAAATCTGAAATTCAGGGATGAAGCCAGACCCAGATTCGGACTTATGCGCGGACGTGAATTCATAATGAAGGACGGCTACAGTTTCCATGCCGACCGAGACGATATGGTAAGAGAGTTCAACTTGATGGAGAAGACATATCGTAAAATCTTTACGCGAATGGGGCTGGATTTCAGGGTTGTGGAGGCCGACAGCGGCGCGATAGGCGGTGAGGGAAGCAAGGAGTTCATGGTCCTTGCCGAGAGCGGAGAAGATACGATCGTGGTTTGCGAGGGGTGTGACTATGCGGCCAACATCGAAGCGGCGAAAAGGGCTGAATGCGATGAAGTTCCGGAGGCACCGGAAGCAGATCTTATGAAGTTTCACACCCCGGGTGTAACCTCTATAGACGACCTGGCCCGGTTTTTCCATGTAGACCCCTATTACATCGTAAAGAGTGTGGCGAAGCGTGCCGTCTATGATGAAGGCAGAAGCGAGATCGTTCTCTTTTTCCTAAGGGGAAGCGATGACCTTCAGGAGACCAAAGCGGCCAACGCCGTAGGTGCCAACGAACTGCAGGATATCGGTGAAGAGGAGCTTGAAAATGCGGGCCTGGTTCCAGGCTACATAGGGCCTGTCGCCATAAAGAGAAATCTTTCCGAAAAAGAGAGCGATGCCCGTTTTACCGCCTACAAGGCTCCGCTGGGTCTCAAAGCGGTCTACGACAGGGCACTTGAAGGTGCGGCCGATATGATCTGCGGCGCCAACGAGAAGGACTACCATATAGTCGGTGCGGACCTGGGTGACCTGGAAGAGCTTGAGTTCAATGATATCGTACAGGTAAAGGTAGGCGACAGATGCCGAGAGTGCGGCGGGAAACTTACATACACGAAGGGTATAGAGGTCGGGCATATCTTTCAGCTGGGTACACGCTACTCTGAACCGCTGGATGCACGTTTTCTTGACAAAGACGGCAAATCCAAACCGTTTGTGATGGGAACATACGGAATAGGTGTGAGCCGTCTGCTGGCTGCGGTTATCGAACAGCATCATGATGAGAAAGGCTCCATATGGCCTACTGCCGTCGCACCTTTCGAAGTTGTGGTGATAGTAGGAAATGTAAAAGATGAAGAGCAGCTCAAAGCCGGAGAAAGGGTATACGAAGAGCTTAAAAAACTGGGTGTGGATGTACTTCTGGATGACAGGCAGGAGCGGTTCGGTTTCAAGATGAAAGACTTCGAACTGATCGGTTTTCCCTATGCAGTGGTAGTAGGGAAAAAACTCTCCGAATCCAGGGTGGAGATTGTCAAACGCTCCGATCTCTCCAGGTTTGAAGCGACTCTCTCCGAAGCGGCCGAAAAGATTGCGGAATTGCTCGGATGATATATTTTCTGATCTACCTCTTCGTCGAGATTTTCGTTTCCGTCGAAATCTCGGCCGCTATAGGGCCCTTCTGGACCTTCGTGGAGGTGATTGCCAGTGCGGTGGCCGGTTTGCTTCTGTTAACAAGTTTCCGTTATACTTTTTCCGAAAATATGCGGGCTATGATGGCCGGCGAGATTACACCGGAGAGTTTTCAGAAACAGAATCTGGCCGCACTGGTAGGAGCTCTGCTTCTGATTATTCCCGGTTTTTTTACCGATATTGTCGGACTGCTTCTGCAGTTCGGAATATTCTCCGGTTTCATAGCAAGAAGATTTTTCGCGAAAAACCGCCCCTGCGGGAGACCGGACCTGGATAGTAGAAATGAATTCAAAGAAGGAGAGTGCGATGTCATCGATGTTGAGATTATTGACCGTCCTGATAGTAGGAAGTAGCCTTGCGCTGGCCGGAGGAGACGCTGATGTCGTCAAGTTTGTAAAAGAGAAGCTGAGCCGCAACAAAGGTGTGAAGATCAACTCTGTAAGAGTGGCCGAAAAACTGCCTATCCCCGGTGTCAAGGGGTGGTCGGCCTATGTGGTTGAAGCGGATCTTGAGCTAAAAAGAGGGAAGGAGAGAAGAAAGATAGGTTTCGAAACGATCCTTTTCGTCAGCAAAAATCTGATCACCACGGAGCTTATCGACCGAAAGAGCGGAAGAGATATCCGCTCTGTTCTGCAGCCCAAGCTGCCGGACGATATCTATTCGGAGTCCCATCTGCTCTACGGAAACCCAGATGCAGAACACAAGATCATACTCTTTTCTGATCCTCTCTGCCCATTTTGCAGAATGTATGTACCCGATCTGCTGAAAGCGGCCAAAGAGCATCCGGACAAGATAGCGCTCTTCTACTATCATCTCCCGCTGAGTGCCATACATCCGGCTTCCGATACGCTGGTCAGGGTTATGGAGGTTGCGAAACTGATGGGCAGAAAGGGGATAGTCGAAAAGATCTACTCCATAGATATTGATCCGGAACTTAAAGATGAGAAGAAGATTCTTAAAATCGTCGAGAAAGAGACCGGTCTGAAGATTACACCGCAGCAGATTCACGACAAAAAGATCGAGAAGATAATTCTCCATGACCGGATTACTGCCCGCAGAATGCTGGTAACAGGAACACCCACCGTTTTTGCGGACGGCAAAAAAGATATAACCAGAGAAAAATACAAATCATTCATAAAGAAGTAGGACAATGGAAAAACTGATAATTGCTACACGTGGAAGCCAGCTTGCAATGTGGCAGGCGGAGTATGTCAAGTCTGAATTGCGGAAGAGATTTCCGGAGATGGAGATAGAGTTCGAAGTGGTGACTTCGACAGGCGACAAGATTCTGGATAAGCCGCTGGCCCTTATAGGCGGAAAAGGTCTATTTACCAAAGAGATAGAGGATGTGATGCTTGCCGGAAAGGCGCACATGGCGGTACACAGCCTCAAAGATGTTCCTACCGTCATGCCGGAGGGGCTCAAGCTGGCGGCTATTACGAAGCGGGACGACATAAGAGACTGTTTCCTTTCACACAAATACAGAAATATAGACGATCTTCCGGAGGGTGCGGTCGTCGGAACAACAAGCCTGCGCCGTCAGATGCAGCTTAGGGCTATCAGGCCTGATCTGAAGATAAAAAATCTCAGAGGCAATGTGAATACCAGGCTTCGCAAACTCGCCGAGGGTGAGTACGACGCCATAATATTGGCATACGTGGGAATGAAGCGTCTGGGCCTTCTGGAGAGTGTGCCGTATCACGATCCGATAGACGACAACGTGATGATACCTCCGTCCGGCCAGGCATCGCTGGGTATAGAGATTGTAGACGATGAAAGGGTGGC
It encodes the following:
- a CDS encoding glutamyl-tRNA reductase; protein product: MQYVVVSFSHKNTDIEVRERLAFPDEEMKRRALERLLKTEGVGEAMLLSTCNRVEFLVSTSIPSSALHSIFELLHLHSGLSIEELEGRADVYEDEGAVHHVFSVASSLDSLVVGETQIAGQLKDAFRFAFENGYCSQKISRLIHYAFKCAAEVRNSTEISKNPVSVAGAAVSQAKEVMGGNLGGFTGLVVGAGEMSEIVAKHLVANGCNVIIFNRSMENAKKVADAVGDRVDIEPFHALADYINRYRLLFSATGAPHPVITREMVDPASFERHWFDLAVPRDIEDIDDVTVNIYAVDDLKEIVDNNLALRKEQARKAYEIVGRYTIDFFKWLQTLMIDPLIKDVREQARRAAISEIERAVKKGFISPESRKNVEKLVHNAFNKFLHTPTVQLRDVAEQPRADTIIEAMKYIFKTDTEVKMADKYKCEFVMKDDIR
- a CDS encoding octaprenyl diphosphate synthase; this encodes MERVESLMRQFVEELSNEYVEELFDNLPHGKRLRAKLVLKIAGTGDDAVRLAAIIEMIHAASLLHDDVIDDATVRRGVASLNATEGSKQAVMMGDILYSKGFEELVGFERDIAAKVASAVTQLSIGEMMDVRLSKSFHTDEEAYMRMIYQKTAALIEATASSAAMLAGKDAHIYAIYGRNLGIAFQIVDDILDISQTSKQLGKPAMHDFEEGKTTLPYIYLYEALDEKSRLYLKSLHGKKLTEEQREWIKAAMEESGALRKSFLYAKELGDEAVSLMQGTGETSLAEIVTAMIERDF
- a CDS encoding prolyl-tRNA synthetase, bacterial type, with protein sequence MRFSKLLIPTLKEAPKDAVLPSHIYLVRGGFIYQVASGIYDFLPLGKRVLEKVRAIVKEELDSAGCQEVQLGFVTPAELWKRSGRYEKYGAELLRFNDRKGNEFVLGPTHEEMMVELAGQFINSYKQLPVNLYQINLKFRDEARPRFGLMRGREFIMKDGYSFHADRDDMVREFNLMEKTYRKIFTRMGLDFRVVEADSGAIGGEGSKEFMVLAESGEDTIVVCEGCDYAANIEAAKRAECDEVPEAPEADLMKFHTPGVTSIDDLARFFHVDPYYIVKSVAKRAVYDEGRSEIVLFFLRGSDDLQETKAANAVGANELQDIGEEELENAGLVPGYIGPVAIKRNLSEKESDARFTAYKAPLGLKAVYDRALEGAADMICGANEKDYHIVGADLGDLEELEFNDIVQVKVGDRCRECGGKLTYTKGIEVGHIFQLGTRYSEPLDARFLDKDGKSKPFVMGTYGIGVSRLLAAVIEQHHDEKGSIWPTAVAPFEVVVIVGNVKDEEQLKAGERVYEELKKLGVDVLLDDRQERFGFKMKDFELIGFPYAVVVGKKLSESRVEIVKRSDLSRFEATLSEAAEKIAELLG
- a CDS encoding porphobilinogen deaminase: MEKLIIATRGSQLAMWQAEYVKSELRKRFPEMEIEFEVVTSTGDKILDKPLALIGGKGLFTKEIEDVMLAGKAHMAVHSLKDVPTVMPEGLKLAAITKRDDIRDCFLSHKYRNIDDLPEGAVVGTTSLRRQMQLRAIRPDLKIKNLRGNVNTRLRKLAEGEYDAIILAYVGMKRLGLLESVPYHDPIDDNVMIPPSGQASLGIEIVDDERVAEIAAVLNDEDSALAARIERDFVSELEGSCQVPIAVNAKISAERVVVRAMVGLPDGTEILKEIIDAPKSEARDLGVRLADIMIEAGAKELLERAEAMAFKDERCERL
- a CDS encoding diguanylate cyclase/phosphodiesterase (GGDEF & EAL domains) with PAS/PAC sensor; translated protein: MKSEKGYSLSTKIIFYVLFVALSVLASMFLVFEQIGKKTLYDVEREKAELVAKMFAPQIGINLYLGFDDKVDEAVKQIMTEKDILAVYLIRDGEIIKKLKRHRTDIEFQNETFQIETPIFEPGGHKRIAVLQLHYSSHHYREMVEKMTRLLLLFFSIATLLFIALAYQIRKRLIPLKKVAVALSEYDVNGGELKLDCESDDQEIKLIINAVEKMQENVGAYAELQENMKQILSQKVHEKTAQLWQQLYTDQLTGLPNRRALMDDLSKKSDALLAIVNIDDFTEINDLYGHRAGDIILKNFADALDILEVDRTYRISGDEFALIKNGEFHLDEAKTFLEFVRSKIERTHFYYEENRVDIRVTIGATIEEASTIEEADMALKEARKQRKPIMIFSPVWNLESKYRENIYWIRQIKSALARDGIVPYCQPLYDIEAKRIKGYEILVRLIKEDGEVVSPHKFLPLAQKSHQYQFMTMRLVERSCAFFKDKTELTFSINISVEDILNTETVAYIKEQILHYNIAHRVVFELLESENIEKFPEVESFVNEMKGLGCQIAIDDFGTGYSNFSYLIKLKADYIKIDGSLIRNIHNDKNAQVIVESIVDFAKKLGIRTVAEFVSSEMIFEKVSELGIDVAQGYYIMEPVPMEEVESGPKKEDVV